The Pan troglodytes isolate AG18354 chromosome 1, NHGRI_mPanTro3-v2.0_pri, whole genome shotgun sequence genome includes a region encoding these proteins:
- the G0S2 gene encoding G0/G1 switch protein 2 — protein sequence METVQELIPLAKEMMAQKRKGKMVKLYVLGSVLALFGVVLGLMETVCSPFTAARRLRDQEAAVAELQAALERQALQKQALQEKGKQQDTVLGGRALSNRQHAS from the coding sequence ATGGAAACGGTCCAGGAGCTGATCCCCCTGGCCAAGGAGATGATGGCCCAGAAGCGCAAGGGGAAGATGGTGAAGCTGTACGTGCTGGGCAGCGTGCTGGCCCTCTTCGGCGTGGTGCTCGGCCTGATGGAGACTGTGTGCAGCCCCTTCACGGCCGCCAGACGTCTGCGGGACCAGGAGGCAGCCGTGGCGGAGCTGCAGGCCGCCCTGGAGCGACAGGCTCTCCAGAAGCAAGCCCTGCAGGAGAAAGGCAAGCAGCAGGACACGGTCCTTGGCGGCCGGGCCCTGTCCAACCGGCAGCACGCCTCCTAG